Proteins from a single region of Aythya fuligula isolate bAytFul2 chromosome 3, bAytFul2.pri, whole genome shotgun sequence:
- the TTC13 gene encoding tetratricopeptide repeat protein 13 has translation MAPAAPPFRLRRRCGDRPASRGVPGVVVRRSSPRGDQRGGRTPYPRRLRGGALLPARPSPSPPANMAPAGGGGRGAARGLRAALAVAAALVRAALSLSERYPAVSLLKQELHRQRQGPAAEWAEQYAAECDSSFLHFRESDCDIRGTSSCESVLSLNTEKILSQAKSLAEQKRFPFATDNDSTNEELAIAYVLIGNGLYDEAIRQFSTMLQEEPELVSAIYGRGIAYGKKGLHDVKNAELALFELSRVISLEPDHPEVFEQRAEILSPLGRISEALSDLTKAIQLQPSARLYRHRGTLYFISEDYATAHEDFQHSLELNKNQPIAMLYKGLTFFHRGLLKEAIESFKEALKQKADFIDAYKSLGQAYRELGNFDAATESFQKALLLNQNHVQTLQLKGMMLYHHGSLDEALKNFKRCLQLEPYNEVCQYMKGLSHVAMGQFYEGIKAQTKVMLNDPLPGQKASPEYLKVKYLREYSRYLHAHLDTPLTEYNIDIDLPGNFKDHWAKNLPFLIENYEEQPGLQPHIKDVLFQNFESYKTDVQELICVADHLGSMMQYETPGFLPNKRIHRAMGLATLEVMQAVQRTWANSKVRMNGKTRLMQWRDMFDIAVKWRRIADPDQPVLWLDQMPARSLSRGFNNHINLIRGQVINMRYLEYFEKILHFIKDRILVYHGANNPKGLLEVREALEKVHKVEDLLPIMKQFNSKTRDGFTVNTKVPSLKDQGKEYDGFTITITGDKVGNILFSVETQTTEERTQLYHAEIDALYKDLTAKGKILILSAELGEADAVCNLILSLVYYFYNLMPLSRGSSVIAYSVIMGALMASGKEVSGKIPKGKLVDFEAMTAPGSEAFSKIARSWMNLKSISPSYKSLPSVSETFPTLRTMIEVLNTDSSYCLKKTIAVV, from the exons ATGGCGCCCGCAGCGCCTCCCTTCCGCCTTCGGAGGCGGTGCGGGGACCGGCCCGCCTCGCGGGGCGTGCCGGGAGTTGTAGTTCGCCGCTCCTCTCCCCGGGGAGACCAGCGTGGGGGCCGGACTCCGTATCCCAGGAGGCTCCGCGGCGGCGCCCTCCTCCCTGCCCGTCCCTCGCCGTCCCCCCCTGCGAACATGGCACctgccggcggcggcggccgcggggccgcccgggggctgcgggcggcgctggcggtggcggcggcgctggTGCGGGCCGCGCTGTCGCTGAGCGAGCGCTACCCGGCCGtgtccctgctcaagcaggagcTGCACCGGCAGCGCCAGGGCCCGGCGGCGGAGTGGGCAGAGCAGTACGCGGCCGAGTGCG actCATCGTTTTTGCACTTCCGTGAATCAGATTGTGACATAAGAGGGACTTCATCTTGCGAGTCTGTGCTTTCTCTCAACACAGAAAAAATTCTG AGTCAAGCGAAGTCActtgcagagcagaaaagatTTCCATTTGCTACTGATAATGACAGCACAAATGAAGAACTGG CAATTGCTTATGTGTTGATTGGCAACGGCCTGTATGATGAAGCCATACGACAATTTTCAACAATGCTTCAG GAAGAACCGGAGCTGGTTAGCGCAATCTATGGACGAGGGATAgcatatggaaaaaaaggacTCCAT gaTGTGAAAAATGCTGAACTTGCTCTTTTTGAGCTCAGTAGGGTAATTAGTCTAGAACCAGATCATCCTGAAGTATTTGAACAACGAGCAGAA ATACTGTCCCCTCTAGGACGAATAAGTGAAGCATTATCTGACCTCACCAAAGCTATTCAGCTACAGCCATCGGCACGGCTTTACAGGCATAGAGGCACCCTGTACTTCATATCTGAG GATTATGCAACAGCCCACGAAGATTTTCAGCACTCACTGGAACTGAACAAAAATCAGCCTATAGCTATGCTTTATAAAGGCTTAACCTTTTTTCACAGAGGACTCTTGAAG GAAGCCATTGAATCTTTCAAAGAAGctctgaagcagaaagcagacttCATAGATGCATATAAAAGTCTGGGACAAGCCTACAG GGAACTTGGCAACTTCGATGCTGCTACAGAGAGCTTCCAGAAGGCTTTGCTGCTAAATCAAAATCACGTTCAGACATTACAGCTCAAAGGAATGATGCTTTATCATCATGGTAGCTTAGATGAAGCACTGAAGAATTTTAAG AGGTGTCTACAGCTAGAACCATACAATGAAGTATGCCAGTATATGAAAGGACTCAGCCATGTTGCAATGGGACAGTTTTATGAAGGCATAAAAGCTCAGACTAAAGTTATGTTAAATGATCCACTACCAGGCCAGAAAGCCAGTCCAGAATATCTGAAAGTGAAATATCTCCGAG aGTATTCTAGATACTTGCATGCACATTTGGATACCCCTCTTACAGAGTATAATATTGATATAGATCTTCCTGGAAATTTCAAGGACCACTGGGccaaaaatcttccttttcttataGAAAATTATGAAGAACAGCCAGGGTTACAGCCACATATAAA AGATgtgttatttcagaattttgaaAGCTATAAGACTGATGTGCAAGAACTCATATGTGTAGCTGATCATCTGGGTTCCATGATGCAGTATGAGACACCAggatttcttccaaataaaagaATACATAGAG caATGGGATTGGCTACTTTAGAAGTAATGCAAGCTGTGCAGCGGACGTGGGCAAACTCAAAAGTTCGGATGAATGGGAAAACCAGACTGATGCAGTGGAGGGATATGTTTGATATTGCTGTGAAGTGGCGAAG GATAGCAGACCCTGACCAGCCTGTGCTTTGGTTGGACCAAATGCCCGCCCGAAGCCTTAGCAGAGGTTTTAATAATCACATTAATTTAATCAG gGGCCAGGTCATTAACATGCGTTACCTGGAGTACTTCgagaaaattctgcattttatcaAAGATAGGATCCTTGTTTATCATGG tgCTAATAATCCAAAAGGACTATTAGAGGTTCGAGAAGCTTTGGAAAAGGTACATAAAGTAGAAGATCTTCTTCCCATAATGAAG cAGTTTAACAGTAAAACAAGAGATGGGTTTACTGTGAACACAAAAGTCCCCAGCCTTAAGGATCAAGGAAAAGAATATGATGGATTCACGATTACCATAACAGGAGATAA AGTTGGAAAcatattattttcagtagaaactcagacaacagaagaaagaacacaGCTGTATCATGCAGAAATAGACGCTCTATATAAGGATCTAACAGCTAAAGGAaaaattttaattctgtctgcagagctgggg GAAGCAGATGCTGTGTGCAACTTGATCCTGTCATTAGTTTATTACTTCTATAATTTAATGCCACTTTCAAGAGGATCTAG tgtaataGCTTATTCAGTGATCATGGGAGCACTAATGGCAAGTGGAAAAGAAGTATCAGGAAAAATTCCTAAAGGAAAG